One window of the Niallia circulans genome contains the following:
- a CDS encoding cell division protein SepF, which translates to MSIKSKIKTFFFLEDEDYEEEQVNYQEEPSEPARNYKQPVQHTHSQHNHNHHIQQQQPKNSQNVVSLQSVQKSSKVFLVEPRVYAEAQDIADQLKNRRAVVVNLQRIEKDQGKRIIDFLSGTVYAIGGDIQKIGTDIFLCTPDNVEVSGNISQILQDAEYENTRW; encoded by the coding sequence ATGAGCATAAAATCAAAAATTAAAACGTTTTTCTTTTTAGAAGATGAAGATTATGAAGAAGAGCAAGTAAACTATCAAGAAGAACCAAGCGAGCCGGCAAGGAATTATAAGCAGCCTGTACAGCATACTCACAGTCAGCATAACCATAACCATCATATTCAGCAGCAACAACCGAAAAACAGTCAAAATGTTGTGAGTTTACAAAGTGTACAGAAGTCATCGAAGGTATTTTTAGTGGAACCTCGTGTGTACGCAGAAGCACAAGATATTGCTGATCAATTAAAAAATCGTCGTGCAGTTGTTGTGAATTTACAGCGCATCGAAAAAGACCAAGGAAAGCGTATAATTGACTTCCTAAGTGGCACTGTTTATGCTATCGGTGGCGATATCCAGAAAATCGGTACGGATATATTCTTATGTACACCAGATAACGTAGAAGTTTCCGGGAATATCTCGCAAATCCTGCAAGATGCAGAATACGAAAATACGAGGTGGTAA
- a CDS encoding YggT family protein, with amino-acid sequence MTFIISILANALTIYSYALIVYILMSWIPNARETSIGVFLAKICEPYLEMFRRFIPPLGMIDISPIVAIFVLNLAGRGIGQLFYWF; translated from the coding sequence ATGACGTTCATTATAAGTATTTTAGCTAATGCTTTAACCATATATTCTTACGCGCTTATTGTATATATATTAATGTCATGGATTCCGAATGCTCGCGAAACATCTATAGGTGTTTTTCTGGCAAAAATCTGTGAACCATATTTAGAGATGTTTAGAAGATTTATTCCGCCTCTTGGCATGATCGATATTTCGCCAATTGTTGCAATCTTCGTATTGAATCTAGCAGGAAGAGGGATTGGACAATTATTTTATTGGTTCTAA
- a CDS encoding RNA-binding protein — MSIYQHFRPEEREFIDQVQNWRNYVADTYAPKLTDFLDPREQKVLRMIIGENQEVKYAFFGGHEQAERKRAILYPEYYQPMEADFNLALLEVNYPKKFVTIEHPHVLGSLMSLGLNRSKFGDIFVLDGDIQVVVAGEVEDYVRLQLDSIGKAKVTLAAVPLEKIILTEEHWTEMTTTITSLRLDAILAAIYNFSREKAKNYITQGLVKVNFTLNENVAFMCEEGDVFSVRGEGRATIKSIEGKTKKDKWRIVVGKLK, encoded by the coding sequence ATGTCAATTTATCAACATTTTCGTCCAGAAGAAAGAGAATTTATCGATCAAGTGCAAAATTGGCGAAATTATGTCGCGGATACTTATGCGCCGAAATTGACTGATTTTTTGGATCCGCGTGAACAAAAAGTCCTTAGGATGATTATCGGAGAAAATCAGGAAGTAAAATATGCATTTTTTGGCGGACATGAACAGGCGGAAAGAAAACGAGCTATCCTTTACCCTGAATATTATCAACCGATGGAAGCAGATTTTAATTTAGCCTTATTAGAAGTGAATTATCCCAAGAAATTTGTTACGATAGAGCATCCTCATGTTTTAGGAAGTTTAATGTCGCTTGGATTAAATAGAAGTAAATTCGGAGATATATTCGTTCTTGACGGGGATATTCAAGTTGTCGTTGCTGGTGAAGTTGAGGATTATGTAAGACTTCAACTTGATTCTATCGGAAAAGCAAAGGTAACACTTGCTGCTGTACCTTTAGAAAAAATAATTTTAACAGAGGAACACTGGACAGAGATGACTACGACTATTACGTCGCTTCGACTTGATGCGATTCTTGCTGCTATTTATAATTTTTCAAGAGAAAAAGCAAAAAACTATATCACCCAAGGCTTAGTAAAAGTTAACTTTACTTTAAATGAAAACGTCGCTTTTATGTGTGAAGAAGGGGATGTATTCTCAGTGCGCGGAGAAGGCAGAGCGACGATTAAATCGATTGAAGGCAAAACAAAAAAAGATAAATGGAGGATTGTAGTAGGTAAATTGAAGTAG
- a CDS encoding DivIVA domain-containing protein — protein MPLTPLDIHNKEFAKGFRGYDEDEVNEFLDQVIKDYENIIREKKELEERLNELTDRIGHYNNIEETLNKSIVVAQEAAEEVKRNAQKEAKLIIKEAEKNADRIVNESLSKARKIALEIEELKKQSKVFRTRFKMLIEAQLDMLNNDDWDHLLEYELDASELNSTK, from the coding sequence ATGCCATTAACGCCGTTAGATATTCATAACAAGGAATTTGCCAAAGGCTTCCGTGGTTATGATGAAGATGAAGTAAATGAATTTCTTGATCAGGTAATTAAAGATTATGAAAATATTATCCGCGAGAAAAAAGAACTGGAAGAAAGATTAAACGAGTTAACTGACCGTATCGGCCACTATAATAATATTGAAGAAACATTAAATAAATCAATTGTTGTAGCACAAGAGGCTGCTGAGGAAGTTAAACGTAATGCACAAAAAGAAGCAAAACTAATTATTAAAGAAGCGGAAAAGAATGCAGATCGAATTGTGAACGAATCACTATCAAAGGCGAGAAAGATCGCGCTTGAAATTGAAGAATTGAAAAAGCAGTCAAAAGTGTTCCGTACACGTTTCAAAATGTTGATTGAAGCACAATTAGATATGTTAAACAACGATGATTGGGATCATTTATTAGAATATGAATTAGATGCATCAGAGTTAAATTCCACAAAATAA
- the ileS gene encoding isoleucine--tRNA ligase translates to MEYKDTLLMPKTAFPMRGNLPNREPEIQAKWKEMNIYEKVQERTQGRPMFVLHDGPPYANGDIHIGHALNKILKDFIVRYKSMTGFQAPYVPGWDTHGLPIEQALTNKGVKRKEMTIAEFRKLCEEYALGQIDSQREQFKRLGVRGDWENPYITLKPAYEAQQIKVFGEMAKKGYIYKGKKPVYWSPTSESALAEAEIEYKDKKSASIYVGFKVKDGKGVLEEDVQIVIWTTTPWTIPANLGISVHPTLTYVVVEEKGSKYLVAQDLLESVKTEIGWEEAKVVQELKGKDLEYILAAHPIYGRDSLVMLGEHVTTDAGTGCVHTAPGHGEDDFLVGQKYGLEVLCPVDDKGVMTEEAPGFEGLFYDKANKPITEKLEEAGALLKLQFITHSYPHDWRTKKPVIFRATAQWFASIKDFRNELLDAVKETAWVPAWGETRLFNMIRDRGDWCISRQRAWGVPIPVFYAENGDSIITDETIEHISNLFRENGSNIWFEKSAKELLPEGFTHPGSPNGEFTKETDIMDVWFDSGSSHQAVLLERDDLQRPADLYLEGSDQYRGWFNSSLSTSVAVTGKAPYKAVLSHGFVLDGEGRKMSKSLGNVMVPAKVMNQLGADILRLWVASVDFQADVRVSDAILKQVTEGYRKIRNTFRFLLGNLADFNPETDALSYDELREVDQFMLIKLNKLIKNVTESYDKYDFSTIYHNINNFCTLDLSAFYLDFSKDVLYIEAANNKERRAIQTVLYESLISLTKLVAPILPHTADEVWDHISSAQEESVQLTDFPAYTTFENSDVLEEKWNKFLVVRDDVLKALEEARNQKVIGKSLAAKVTLYVNEEVNSLLNSIQENLQQLFIVSGFEIAGAYNSAPEDALKLENAAIVVTKADGETCERCWTVTTDVGKVEAHPTLCERCAHVVEENY, encoded by the coding sequence ATGGAATATAAAGATACGTTGCTCATGCCAAAAACAGCATTTCCGATGAGAGGAAACTTGCCTAATCGTGAGCCTGAAATTCAAGCGAAATGGAAAGAAATGAACATCTACGAAAAAGTACAGGAACGTACTCAAGGTCGCCCAATGTTTGTTTTGCATGATGGACCTCCATATGCAAACGGAGACATCCATATTGGACATGCGCTTAATAAAATTTTAAAAGATTTCATTGTTCGTTATAAATCAATGACTGGCTTTCAAGCACCATATGTGCCAGGATGGGATACACACGGTCTGCCAATCGAACAAGCTTTAACCAATAAAGGGGTTAAACGTAAAGAAATGACGATTGCTGAGTTCCGTAAACTATGTGAAGAATATGCATTAGGGCAAATCGACAGTCAACGAGAACAATTTAAACGCTTAGGAGTTCGCGGAGATTGGGAAAATCCTTATATTACTTTAAAGCCTGCATATGAAGCACAGCAAATTAAAGTGTTTGGAGAGATGGCGAAAAAAGGCTATATTTACAAAGGTAAAAAGCCAGTTTACTGGTCTCCAACAAGTGAATCAGCTCTTGCTGAAGCTGAAATTGAATATAAAGATAAAAAGTCTGCTTCCATTTATGTTGGCTTTAAAGTAAAGGATGGCAAAGGGGTTCTAGAAGAGGATGTACAAATCGTTATCTGGACAACTACTCCATGGACAATTCCTGCTAACTTAGGTATTTCTGTTCACCCTACTTTAACGTATGTTGTAGTGGAAGAAAAAGGCAGCAAATACTTAGTAGCACAAGACTTACTGGAAAGTGTTAAAACAGAAATTGGCTGGGAAGAAGCGAAAGTAGTTCAAGAATTGAAAGGGAAAGACTTAGAGTATATTCTAGCTGCACATCCAATCTATGGCCGTGATTCTTTAGTAATGTTAGGAGAACACGTAACAACAGATGCAGGTACTGGATGTGTTCATACTGCTCCTGGACATGGGGAAGATGACTTCTTAGTTGGGCAAAAATACGGATTGGAAGTTCTTTGTCCTGTTGATGATAAAGGGGTTATGACAGAAGAAGCACCTGGATTTGAAGGGTTATTCTATGATAAAGCGAATAAGCCGATTACCGAAAAACTGGAAGAGGCTGGAGCATTATTAAAGCTGCAATTTATCACTCACTCCTATCCACATGACTGGAGAACGAAAAAACCAGTTATTTTCCGTGCTACCGCACAATGGTTTGCTTCTATTAAAGACTTTAGAAATGAACTATTAGATGCAGTTAAAGAAACAGCTTGGGTTCCGGCATGGGGCGAAACAAGATTATTTAATATGATTCGTGATCGTGGAGACTGGTGTATTTCAAGACAACGTGCATGGGGAGTGCCAATTCCTGTATTTTATGCAGAAAACGGTGACAGCATTATTACGGATGAAACGATTGAGCATATTTCTAATTTATTTAGAGAAAATGGTTCAAATATTTGGTTTGAAAAGTCTGCGAAGGAATTATTACCAGAAGGATTTACACACCCTGGAAGCCCTAATGGAGAATTTACGAAAGAAACAGATATTATGGATGTATGGTTCGACTCTGGTTCTTCTCACCAAGCTGTATTGCTAGAAAGAGATGATCTGCAGCGTCCTGCTGACTTATATCTAGAAGGTTCTGACCAATATCGCGGCTGGTTTAACTCCTCTTTATCTACAAGTGTAGCGGTAACTGGTAAAGCACCTTATAAAGCTGTTTTAAGTCATGGCTTTGTTTTAGATGGAGAAGGCCGTAAAATGAGTAAGTCACTAGGAAATGTAATGGTTCCTGCAAAAGTTATGAATCAATTAGGTGCAGATATTTTACGCCTATGGGTAGCTTCTGTAGACTTCCAAGCAGATGTACGCGTATCTGATGCTATATTAAAACAAGTAACAGAAGGATATCGTAAAATTAGAAATACATTCCGTTTCTTATTAGGAAATCTTGCTGATTTCAATCCAGAAACAGATGCACTTTCCTACGATGAATTACGTGAAGTTGATCAGTTTATGCTGATTAAATTAAATAAATTGATTAAAAACGTAACAGAATCCTATGATAAATATGACTTCTCTACGATTTATCATAATATTAATAATTTCTGTACACTGGACTTAAGTGCATTCTATCTTGATTTTTCAAAAGATGTACTTTACATTGAAGCAGCAAATAATAAAGAAAGAAGAGCGATTCAAACCGTTCTTTACGAAAGCTTAATCAGCTTAACAAAATTAGTTGCACCAATCTTACCGCATACTGCGGATGAGGTATGGGATCATATCTCTTCTGCACAAGAAGAAAGTGTACAGCTAACTGATTTCCCAGCATACACAACATTTGAAAATAGTGATGTGTTAGAAGAAAAATGGAATAAATTCTTGGTTGTACGTGATGATGTGCTGAAAGCTTTAGAAGAAGCACGTAATCAAAAAGTAATCGGTAAATCACTTGCAGCGAAAGTAACATTGTATGTAAATGAAGAAGTAAATAGCCTTCTAAATTCCATTCAAGAAAACTTACAGCAATTATTTATCGTATCAGGTTTTGAAATTGCTGGTGCATATAATAGCGCACCTGAAGATGCTTTAAAACTTGAAAATGCAGCTATTGTTGTTACAAAAGCAGATGGTGAAACATGTGAAAGATGCTGGACTGTAACAACAGATGTCGGTAAAGTGGAAGCACATCCAACACTATGTGAACGATGCGCACATGTAGTAGAAGAAAATTATTAA
- the lspA gene encoding signal peptidase II, translated as MEETLVFYYIIAAIIIIIDQWTKWLVVKNMELGESIEVIKDFFYLTSHRNSGAAWGMLENQMVFFYIITVIVVIGLIYLIQTGTKGKMLYGVSLGLILGGALGNFIDRARHQYVVDFINTYIFNYDFPIFNIADSSLVIGVILLILVMLREDRDAKKEKKHGEKGTYHSK; from the coding sequence ATGGAGGAAACTTTAGTGTTTTATTACATAATTGCAGCTATTATTATTATTATTGATCAATGGACAAAATGGTTAGTTGTAAAAAATATGGAGCTGGGAGAAAGCATCGAGGTAATAAAAGATTTTTTCTACCTAACATCTCATCGTAATAGTGGAGCTGCATGGGGCATGCTGGAAAATCAAATGGTATTTTTCTATATTATCACCGTCATTGTGGTGATTGGGTTAATTTATTTGATTCAAACTGGTACAAAAGGAAAAATGCTGTATGGCGTTTCACTTGGTCTAATTTTGGGTGGTGCGCTTGGTAATTTTATCGACCGGGCCAGACATCAATATGTAGTCGACTTTATCAATACGTATATCTTCAATTATGATTTCCCTATATTTAATATTGCAGACTCATCTTTAGTAATTGGTGTTATTTTATTAATCCTAGTGATGCTGAGGGAGGATAGAGACGCAAAGAAGGAGAAGAAACATGGAGAAAAAGGAACATATCATTCAAAGTGA
- a CDS encoding RluA family pseudouridine synthase, which yields MEKKEHIIQSEQVNERIDKIVSTINADWSRTQVQQWIKDGHVTVNGQTVKTKYKGVLNDIVAIEVPEAVELDVEAEEMDLDIYYEDQDVIVVNKPKGMVVHPAPGHVTGTLVNGLMAHCKDLSGINGVMRPGIVHRIDKDTSGLLMVAKNDAAHESLVNQLVAKTVTRKYKALVHGSIPHDYGTIEAPIGRDTKDRQSMAVVDKGKHAVTHFHVLERIAEYTYIECQLETGRTHQIRVHMKYIGYPLVGDPKYGPRKTLDIGGQALHAGLLGFEHPRTGEYLEFEAPLPKEYEQLLDTLRNNR from the coding sequence ATGGAGAAAAAGGAACATATCATTCAAAGTGAACAAGTAAATGAACGAATCGACAAGATTGTTTCCACAATTAATGCAGATTGGTCCAGAACGCAGGTTCAACAATGGATAAAAGACGGTCATGTAACTGTTAACGGACAAACTGTCAAAACAAAGTATAAAGGTGTTTTAAATGATATAGTAGCTATTGAAGTACCAGAAGCAGTGGAGTTAGATGTAGAAGCAGAGGAAATGGATTTGGATATTTATTATGAGGATCAAGATGTTATCGTAGTAAATAAACCAAAGGGAATGGTTGTACATCCAGCACCTGGCCATGTAACAGGAACATTAGTAAATGGTCTGATGGCGCATTGTAAAGATCTTTCTGGGATTAATGGGGTGATGAGACCAGGGATTGTCCACCGAATTGATAAAGATACGTCTGGTCTGCTGATGGTTGCTAAAAATGATGCTGCGCATGAAAGCCTAGTGAATCAATTAGTAGCAAAAACGGTAACGAGAAAATATAAAGCATTAGTACATGGTTCTATTCCCCATGATTATGGGACAATTGAGGCACCGATTGGTCGTGACACGAAAGACAGACAAAGTATGGCTGTTGTAGATAAGGGGAAACACGCGGTTACTCATTTTCACGTGCTAGAAAGAATAGCGGAATACACCTATATTGAATGTCAATTAGAGACGGGACGTACCCACCAAATTCGTGTGCATATGAAGTATATCGGCTATCCGCTTGTGGGAGATCCTAAATATGGACCAAGAAAAACATTAGATATTGGCGGTCAGGCACTTCATGCTGGCTTACTAGGATTTGAACATCCACGAACAGGAGAATATCTAGAGTTCGAAGCACCTTTACCTAAAGAATATGAACAGCTTTTAGATACATTACGAAATAATCGTTGA
- the pyrR gene encoding bifunctional pyr operon transcriptional regulator/uracil phosphoribosyltransferase PyrR, which produces MSKKALVLDDQAIRRALTRIAHEIIEKNKGIENCILVGIRTRGIYIANRLAEKIAQIEGKPIEVGELDITLYRDDLTKKTKNEEPLVKGSDIPTDIQGLKVILVDDVLYTGRTVRAGMDALMDLGRPASIQLAVLVDRGHRELPIRADYVGKNIPTSSSEKIVVELDEVDGHDEVNIFEN; this is translated from the coding sequence ATGTCAAAAAAGGCACTTGTACTAGACGATCAAGCAATAAGACGAGCATTAACTAGAATCGCTCATGAAATTATTGAAAAGAATAAAGGGATAGAAAATTGTATTCTAGTTGGCATTCGGACAAGAGGTATCTATATTGCAAACCGTCTTGCCGAAAAAATTGCCCAAATAGAAGGAAAGCCAATCGAAGTTGGAGAGTTAGATATTACGTTATATCGAGATGATTTAACGAAGAAAACAAAGAATGAGGAACCATTAGTAAAAGGATCAGATATTCCAACAGATATCCAAGGCTTAAAAGTCATTCTGGTAGATGATGTGTTATATACAGGTAGAACTGTTCGTGCCGGAATGGATGCACTGATGGATTTGGGAAGACCAGCATCTATACAGCTTGCGGTTTTAGTGGACAGAGGTCATCGAGAACTTCCGATAAGAGCTGATTATGTAGGGAAGAACATTCCAACTTCCAGTTCAGAAAAAATTGTAGTCGAGCTTGATGAAGTCGATGGACATGATGAAGTAAATATATTTGAAAATTAA
- a CDS encoding solute carrier family 23 protein: MNETKPLLGINDKPSALQWITLSLQHLFAMFGATVLVPFLIELSPAVALVSSGIGTLAFLIITQFKVPAYLGSSFAFIAPVIAAKTMPGGGPGAAMIGTFIAGIVYGIVALTIKKAGYRWIMNILPPIVVGPVIMVIGLALATTAVGQSMYMNNGAENQEYSLLYISVALVTLLATILFTMFGKGVFSFIPILAGIVIGYVYALLVGVVNFQGVLDAKWFAMPDFIFPFVDYPVTINLALLTIFVPVAIVTLTEHIGHQLVLSKVVGKDYIKDPGLHRSILGDGTATIISALMGGPAKTTYGENIGVLAITRVYSVYVLGGAAVLAIGFGFIGKIAALIQSIPTPVMGGVSILLFGIIASSGLRIIVEAKLDFNKNRNLVIASVILVTGIGGFSIHMGEHFKLERMAFAAILGIILNLVLPGREKAKEDLFEESIAVDETK; this comes from the coding sequence ATGAACGAAACAAAACCCTTATTAGGAATTAATGATAAACCAAGTGCTCTTCAATGGATTACCTTAAGCTTACAGCATTTATTCGCCATGTTTGGCGCAACTGTATTAGTACCATTCTTAATTGAATTGAGTCCAGCGGTCGCTTTAGTCTCAAGTGGAATAGGTACACTCGCATTCTTAATCATTACACAATTTAAAGTACCTGCATATTTAGGCTCCTCTTTTGCTTTTATCGCACCCGTTATCGCGGCGAAGACAATGCCGGGCGGCGGGCCAGGCGCAGCAATGATCGGAACCTTTATTGCCGGAATTGTGTATGGAATTGTTGCCTTAACGATTAAAAAAGCAGGATATCGTTGGATTATGAATATCTTGCCACCGATCGTTGTCGGACCTGTAATCATGGTAATCGGATTAGCGCTTGCTACAACTGCGGTTGGACAATCAATGTATATGAATAATGGAGCTGAGAATCAAGAATACAGCTTACTTTATATCTCTGTAGCATTAGTGACATTACTTGCAACCATCCTTTTCACGATGTTTGGCAAAGGAGTATTCAGCTTTATCCCAATATTAGCAGGTATCGTAATCGGCTATGTCTATGCCCTGCTTGTAGGAGTGGTTAACTTTCAAGGAGTCTTGGATGCCAAATGGTTTGCAATGCCAGACTTTATCTTCCCATTCGTAGATTATCCTGTAACAATAAACCTTGCCCTACTAACAATTTTTGTTCCAGTGGCAATCGTGACACTAACGGAGCATATCGGTCATCAGCTTGTATTAAGTAAAGTAGTTGGAAAAGATTATATAAAAGATCCTGGCCTTCACAGAAGTATTTTAGGAGATGGAACTGCAACGATTATATCTGCTTTAATGGGTGGACCTGCAAAAACAACTTATGGAGAAAACATAGGGGTTTTAGCAATAACGAGAGTGTATAGTGTATATGTTTTAGGAGGAGCAGCAGTATTAGCAATAGGTTTTGGCTTTATCGGCAAAATTGCGGCCCTTATACAGTCTATCCCAACACCAGTAATGGGAGGCGTATCTATCCTTCTTTTCGGAATTATTGCATCATCTGGATTAAGAATTATTGTAGAAGCAAAGCTTGATTTTAATAAAAACCGCAATTTAGTTATTGCATCTGTCATCCTTGTAACTGGAATAGGCGGATTCTCGATTCATATGGGAGAACACTTTAAACTAGAGAGAATGGCTTTTGCTGCAATCCTCGGAATTATTTTAAACCTAGTATTGCCTGGTAGAGAAAAAGCAAAAGAAGATTTATTCGAAGAATCAATCGCAGTAGATGAAACTAAATAA
- a CDS encoding aspartate carbamoyltransferase catalytic subunit — MENLLTTTELTVTEIQEILRDAQRFADGEIWRPANQCFIANLFFEASTRTKSSFEVAERKLGLEVIPFETTTSSVVKGETLYDTVRTLESIGVNAVVIRHETDRYFDELVGKVNIPVLNAGDGCGHHPTQSLLDLLTIQQEFQRFNGLKVSIIGDISHSRVARSNADALTRLGAEVVFSGPREWFDETVLQDANYEDIDTAIETSDVVMLLRVQHERHGDERAVFDKESYHKLYGLTIERERKMKQGSIIMHPAPVNRDVEIADELVECERSRIFKQMENGVFIRMSVLKRSLENIGGRNEHVNTYQKWPVA, encoded by the coding sequence ATGGAAAACTTATTAACGACGACTGAGTTAACCGTTACAGAGATTCAGGAAATCTTAAGAGATGCACAAAGATTTGCAGATGGAGAAATATGGCGGCCGGCAAATCAATGTTTTATAGCAAATCTTTTTTTCGAAGCTAGCACGAGAACAAAAAGCAGCTTTGAAGTAGCGGAAAGAAAGTTAGGACTTGAAGTGATTCCTTTTGAAACGACAACCTCAAGTGTTGTGAAAGGAGAAACACTATATGATACTGTTCGAACGCTGGAATCAATAGGAGTAAATGCTGTAGTCATAAGGCACGAAACTGACCGCTACTTTGATGAGTTAGTCGGAAAAGTAAATATACCAGTCCTTAATGCAGGAGATGGCTGTGGTCATCATCCTACTCAATCATTGCTTGACCTTCTAACCATACAGCAGGAATTCCAACGCTTCAACGGCTTAAAAGTAAGTATTATCGGTGATATTAGCCATAGCCGTGTCGCTAGATCTAATGCAGATGCTCTGACAAGGCTAGGGGCAGAGGTTGTTTTTTCCGGACCAAGAGAATGGTTTGATGAAACAGTCTTACAAGATGCAAATTATGAAGATATTGATACAGCGATTGAAACATCCGATGTTGTGATGCTGCTGCGTGTCCAACATGAAAGGCATGGCGATGAAAGAGCTGTTTTTGACAAAGAAAGCTACCATAAGCTTTATGGATTAACAATAGAAAGAGAAAGAAAAATGAAGCAAGGAAGCATTATTATGCATCCTGCCCCAGTAAACAGAGATGTTGAAATTGCCGATGAACTTGTGGAATGCGAACGCTCCAGAATTTTTAAGCAAATGGAGAATGGTGTGTTTATCCGCATGAGTGTACTAAAAAGATCATTAGAAAATATCGGAGGGAGAAATGAACATGTCAATACTTATCAAAAATGGCCAGTTGCTTAA
- a CDS encoding dihydroorotase, which yields MSILIKNGQLLNTTGELEQNDILIENGAIKMIAKEINVTAEEVIDAAGKVVAPGFIDLHVHLREPGGEKKETIATGTMAAARGGFTTIANMPNTRPVPDTVENLHNLNERIKKTANVNVLPYASITIRQLGTELTDFKALKELGAFAFTDDGVGIQEAGQMLEAMKQAAALDMAIVAHCEDNSLINKGCVHEGEFSKANGVNGIPSVCESVQIARDVLLAEATGCHYHVCHISTKESVRVVRDAKKAGIRVTAEVSPHHLLLADTDIPSLDTNYKMNPPLRGTEDRAALIEGLLDGTIDFIATDHAPHTAEEKAQSMQLAPFGIVGLETAFPLLYTNFVKTGVMTLQQLMDYLTVKPAQSFKLDTGTLETGKKADIVILDLEEKNKIDPETFLSKGRNTPFAGWECQGWPVTTIVSGKIAWRKESVHA from the coding sequence ATGTCAATACTTATCAAAAATGGCCAGTTGCTTAATACTACAGGGGAATTAGAACAGAACGACATTTTGATTGAAAATGGAGCAATTAAGATGATTGCAAAGGAAATCAATGTAACTGCAGAGGAAGTGATTGATGCAGCTGGAAAAGTGGTTGCGCCAGGCTTTATTGATTTGCATGTTCATTTAAGAGAGCCAGGCGGCGAAAAGAAAGAAACGATTGCAACAGGGACAATGGCAGCAGCTAGAGGTGGATTCACAACGATTGCGAATATGCCAAACACTAGACCTGTGCCTGACACGGTCGAAAATCTACATAATTTAAATGAAAGAATTAAAAAAACAGCAAATGTAAATGTTTTACCGTATGCCTCCATTACAATTAGACAATTAGGGACAGAGCTTACTGATTTTAAGGCACTTAAAGAATTAGGAGCATTTGCCTTTACAGATGATGGCGTAGGAATTCAAGAAGCTGGCCAAATGCTTGAAGCAATGAAGCAAGCTGCTGCGTTGGATATGGCAATTGTCGCTCACTGTGAAGACAACAGCCTCATTAATAAAGGTTGTGTCCATGAAGGGGAATTTTCGAAGGCGAACGGTGTAAATGGAATACCAAGTGTTTGTGAATCAGTCCAAATTGCAAGAGATGTTCTTTTAGCAGAAGCAACAGGCTGTCATTATCATGTTTGCCATATCAGTACAAAAGAATCTGTACGTGTTGTAAGAGATGCGAAAAAAGCTGGAATAAGAGTGACTGCAGAGGTATCACCACACCACTTACTATTAGCAGATACAGATATTCCTTCCCTTGACACGAATTATAAAATGAATCCTCCTTTAAGAGGAACAGAGGATCGTGCTGCTCTAATCGAAGGGCTGCTAGATGGAACAATTGATTTTATTGCAACAGATCATGCACCACATACAGCAGAAGAAAAGGCACAGTCGATGCAGCTTGCACCATTTGGAATTGTTGGTTTAGAAACAGCATTTCCGCTCCTTTATACGAACTTTGTAAAAACAGGGGTCATGACGCTGCAACAGTTAATGGATTATCTAACGGTAAAACCAGCTCAAAGCTTTAAATTGGATACGGGAACATTAGAAACAGGAAAGAAAGCGGATATCGTAATACTTGATTTAGAAGAGAAAAATAAAATTGATCCTGAAACATTTTTATCAAAAGGAAGAAATACCCCATTTGCTGGTTGGGAATGTCAAGGTTGGCCAGTTACAACAATTGTTAGTGGAAAGATTGCTTGGAGAAAGGAAAGTGTACACGCATGA